A window of Elgaria multicarinata webbii isolate HBS135686 ecotype San Diego chromosome 2, rElgMul1.1.pri, whole genome shotgun sequence contains these coding sequences:
- the INAFM2 gene encoding putative transmembrane protein INAFM2 codes for MKEKEAGAAGERGKPATYTGDKKARMAAKTNKKWVRLATVLAYVLSVSLAAIVLAVYYSLIWQPVRGGGQPHSPAQPPGSSTGPGPTAPAPDPGEATTALGAGAAPTAPRKAAGAAAP; via the coding sequence ATGAAGGAGAAGGAGGCGGGGGCGGCCGGGGAGCGGGGCAAGCCGGCCACTTACACCGGGGACAAGAAGGCGCGCATGGCGGCCAAGACCAACAAGAAGTGGGTGCGCCTGGCCACCGTGCTGGCCTACGTCCTCTCCGTCTCGCTGGCCGCCATCGTGCTGGCCGTCTACTACAGCCTCATCTGGCAGCCGGTGCGGGGCGGCGGGCAGCCGCACAGCCCGGCGCAGCCGCCCGGATCGTCCACTGGGCCCGGCCCCACTGCGCCCGCGCCCGACCCCGGAGAAGCCACGACGGCGCTGGGAGCCGGAGCCGCCCCCACCGCCCCGCGGAAGGCCGCCGGTGCTGCGGCGCCGTAG